The following nucleotide sequence is from Salvia miltiorrhiza cultivar Shanhuang (shh) chromosome 7, IMPLAD_Smil_shh, whole genome shotgun sequence.
AATGGAATAAAAAGCACTAACTAaactaataaatatttaattttgtttgtgtTTACGTAATTCATGAATAGAAATTGTTGAAGCCAATTGATAATGTGAAAAACGAAATAAACGTAGCCATTACACCAAGAAATAAAAACAAGGATATTGAAACTTGCAATACGAGAAGGAACAACCAATTACTAAATGAGAAATGCAATAGCGCGAGCATGATCTACTTGAATGGGGAAGACGAGGCGCAAGAACTTCCACCGTCGTTCTTCTTTGCAGGAGGATTGTTTGGCCGTCTAAATTTGTTTTTAAGTGCCTTCCATGAATAGGCGGACGGCGTGACACTAGAACAAGCATCATCCACGGCATAGTGTGAATTCAATGGCGGAAATAGCAGGTATCTAAAGAGCCTAATAGCAAAGAAATATTTGCCCATTAATAAGCTCAAATAAGTGCATTAACAAATATAGTatcacataaaaaataaaattcaaatagaGATTCGCATGAACCAAATAATAATTGACAAATCCACATCAAAAATTCCTTATAAAAGCCCTCGAATTATATTAAACAGACCATAGATCCACGAAGCACAGGCTGTCATATAATGAACAAAACACAACATGAAAGAGGTAAAATCAGATTTCAAACCAAGAAATACCAAAACAGGTACCAGCAAAACACATCATCAACAGGTACCAGCAAAACATTTCGTTCCAGCAAAACATCCCAATAAACAAGCAAAACAGCCCAATAAACAAGCAAAAGAAAACCATTCAATAATTCAGAAAACAAACCCCCATCCTCTTCAAAGAATTTTAGTGAATACAAATATACGATATATACTCACAAGATGGCAGAATTTTCAGAAAATCACAAGCAAGCACAGAtcaatcgtttttcaccacgaagTATAGCTGTGTGAAGTGAATTTTGATTCCTTATATTGATTACTAGAGCTTTTCGTTAGATATAACTGTTTTTGGTTGGGAACAGGGATGGGAATGGTGTGAAGTAGAAGCCTAATACTCATCAGACAACCATCACATTCTGAATCTTAAAGCTATAGCTGTCATTTTCAACATCAGGAAAGATTTAAGTTGCGTCAGATGTTGTTATAGGAAACAAGAGATAAAAACTGGATCTAACTAACATAAATCATATCAATATGATTAACACAAATGGAGGTCTCTGCACATGCATTTTATGTTGATTAATTTATGAGTGTATAAGTTTATAACATGAAAGCATATTAACACAGATCCCTTATGACAACCCTCTAGTGCAAATGGGTGTAAGCAGCATAATCTTCAAAGCTGagttttttaattacaatagatGAGTTATCAATcttttaaaatacaataattcgAGAATTGGGTGAGAATCACTTTCTGAACCTTATGCATCGATTTTTCATTTTAACCATCGACGAATCGTGCACTCAGTTTGGCGAaaaaataacaacaacaatCGAAAAACAACAGACGAACAAAAAATTGGGGTTGAAGAGCTAGGCCTGACCTGTTCCGGAAGACGACGTTGATTCACCGATGTTGCTGTCCCGCTGTGTCCAGATTTCCGATGGGCGTCAGTCAATTGCCTTTGAAATTTTTCTCCCCCAAAACTGTAGTCGCAAATGGTATGGGAAACGATGGAGGCGGTGAGAAGCTAGGGCAGAATTCTCATCGAAATTCGCGAGAAGGGTAGCAAAAATGTAATCTAGATTCGCAGGATAAAAGTTATCGGATGGGGGAGGAGGTATTATTAGACGGGGTTATTCTTGCAAATTAAGACCGGGCCCTTTATTAAACCTGGGCCATTCGCATAAGCCTAATAGGATAGCAAACACAGCATAAATCTGGAATAAATTAACTTATACAGGCTATAACCCAATATCAAACGGGCCCTTAAGGAGTTCTTAAACGGGAATGTCAATTGGATCAATTCATCAAATTTTAGACTAGCTCTATTGAGTTACCGAGTTATCGGATTATTCAAATGCAGACTAATTGAGCCTACCCTAAACGTTCGAGTTTCAGACTAAATCATCGGGCTAATCGAGCtcgaaaaattatttttaaaaaaattaactaatactccatccgtccatgaaagaacttcttatttttcattttggggacgtccacaaaaaaacttcctacctatttttgaactataccccaccacttataattactattactttcattttttcacaactctcaatattaattataacactttttcaccactctcaatacactcaacaattttttctccactctcaatacacctaacaatctttttcttaaaacgcgtgtcactccctcctatgaagttttttcgtggacggtGAGAGTATATTTTtcttgacaatattatatttgtaataaataaaaatacacgtataaataagtaacattttaacatcgacttacataataattaatatgcaATTCTTAGAGACATAAAGATGCAATATTTTTGTcaaataattatcatttttaatttttatatctaaatattttatgttaagtattgaattaaaaatacaaataaatgaaatgatgagtataagtgtataattttctaatattgaattaaaatacatttcacaaactttttttaaaaaaaaaccttattatactccctccgtcccaacgaaagcggtgcgtatttctttttgagttgtcccaacgaaagtggtgcatttcattttttggtaataattttacactacaaacaatgtgatccacacacatttacacacttttacactacaatcgtATTCTTCTTAAATCACGTGTCGAAAAGAAGCGCACCGCTTTCATTggggagggagtattaattttgataagtaaagtaatgaagttgaaaattaaaataacaagaaaatttttatataatcaaatGAATACTACATTATTTTTGGATCAACTTTATAGGATTTGGGTTTTCGACCAATTCTGTTGAATGTTGGACTATTCTAACTATAATTTTATTgggctaaaaaaatttaattctaaatttttttaaaattgacgGGCTAATCAAATTAAtccataaattttaaattaaattggcATCCCTAACCAAACGCTCAAATAAGCTTTGATTATTTTGTTCTGTAAACTAATTTGGCCTATCAAACACTacttaattgaaataaatgtaGCCTCTTTAGTTGGATTGTACCATAACTGATATATCCCTCGAGTGCAACGATTTGTTTGTGGACTTTGACAGGTCAAATTAGGGAAGCTGAAATTATTGACTTTTTGCGTTTTAATTTAAGTGCCACTTTAACAACTAGTGGACACATTTAATAAATGCTTATTAATCCCAAATGAATAAGTAACTAGTACGTCCAAAGGTTTCTGTGCTGTATTATtcttgtatttattttaggaCACACGACGTTTgagtttattttgatttttttcctaaattttaaaagttgtcaaaaaaaatacacaaattttaatttattttattttttccacgaatttttaaaattataaaaaaaaatacataaatttttactcattttattttttcattataaaaattattcaaataattcttttgtaattaacaataaataccGTTTCACTTGAAATTGGGCATTGAAAGTTTTCCAATCACATAATCCAAAGACCTATATATTATGACACTATGAATCCatataataattgattattttaaaaagagAAATATAATGGAAAATTCTCATTCAAAAAGTAAGATTGTATAATttgtaaatcaaaattttaaattgaggtTATTCTTCTACCACAAGGTATACCTCATCACTAAAGTTGtaagttaattaaataatttgtatTCGATTtgatatttgaattttgaaatttatattCGATAAATATTCGATTTGAACTTAATTACAAATATACGATTCGattaatattcaaataaaaatacaaaatcacGATATTGATTCAATTCGTTTAGGGGCGTTTACtttacatgattgataaaatagatgattgagtatttttatccttaagaGTAGGATTATTCCAATCCCACCATTTTGAtgagataagaatcaagcaaaactagcttaaataataaaaataatcaagggccttgagatatctcaaagtttcaatccaacaaagtaaataagggattagtcttactatttttatctatcaatgttaatccttcaaagtaaacgccccttaCAGCCATGCTTGCCACGACGTCCAAGTATCGGCGCTGTCATGCATCTATGGTCAGGTCCTGTAAACAACACCCCATTTTTTACAATGGTTAACTCGACCACTACTAGGAGGCGGCAGAGCGTCTACAAATTCTAGGGCTTCCACATTCTCGAACGAATTCAAGGTGATGGTTCCtttgagagagaaagatagagagagagaggtgaggtggaagagagaatgtgatatggattttttctattttaattttaattttttttaaatgtaataaaatCAAAAACAAAGTTGATTCTTATACCAATTTCAATTTGCCACGTCAATTTTAAATTCTCCTTTAAAAAATTATggtaaaaattaaacaaatcaaAAGTTGGTATATTAGAATCTGAAAAAGAATTTACCAAAGAATTAGAAAGAGCttaaaatttatgcatttaaacGCAAACAACTCTTACTTTTTATACACTGGTGTGTATATTATATCAAAAAACATCACCGAATCAAGTTTAGACTTGCCAAAAACCAAAACATTGACTTATCATTTgttccaaaaaaagaaaaaaattatcatttgtttCAAAATGATGTTTCATCTTATATTTCATATTAGTAAATTTCCATCACATATATTCATTGAAAATACACATGACAACATTTTACTAGTTATAATACGAAACAATCATTTTAGAGCAAAACCCCCCAACTACTTCATATTTGAATCCTTTTGTCGAAATAATTTCCATATGACACTCGTGTACTATTATTAAATTCATTATGTTTAACaatatttgttatatttatatgaaaTAATTATAATGTAAATATGAAATAACCAATCATAATACTTAAGTATTAATAAATTTGATTGCAATTAAATactaaaaaataatcatatactCTTATTGGCCATAATAAATCTTAACTAATAATTATGAACCTAAATTATAACAAAAGAAATTGGAAccgaaaataaaaatagaagtaaaaattaaaaaaattaaaattggaacACAAAACATACGAAAATCTGAGATAGAACATCTCAAAAATATGGATAtagtttaaattataaaaaaaaatatgtttttttaaatattacttACAATTTTTAAGAAcggacaaaaataataaaactaaatttTGTATAAAGGTTGACGTACATGTAAACTCCCACGTGTGAAATCATAAAACGATGTTGACTAGCTAAGGATAGTGTATAAACATTTATTAAGGGAAACACCGGGCATTCCATTTCACATTCCATTTCACATTGCGTTATCTTTAGTCgtaaatttatcatagaaaaataaaaaataattaaataaaatttatccaTTTAAatcattcctttttttttcttcattttctatttaatccTTACTCATTcttcatttacactacaaaggatattcttctaaaaatagTGTGATAAATTTACTTAATTTTTTGTgtgctaataatatatatatatatatatatatatatatatttattagcaCAAAAAAATTGAGAAGCTTATTTTCTCTCATTTCACGCTagaatatagtatatttttttattagcacaaaaaaattgaatagCTTATTTTCTCTCATTTCACGCCATTTACTCATGTTTTTCTTCGTAAAGAACAtgagataaaagaaaaaagtaacgtgataaaattttaaatctttTTTATCTCTCATtctttcataataaatttacaataaaaacaCGCGCACCCTAGACTAAGAATGCATTCTCTTTGATGAAAAATGGTggaaaacataattttttttttgacattttcCCACTATTTTCAAATATTCTCTCTATGTGTATAACTTTTCTTATACAACATGAATTTTTTCTGTGCAGCCCATTGTCCATCATTTTTTCACTCAAATTTATTATGGGAATTGATATAAGAATATTTTTCCATGTTTTCTATTTTAGTGAACATGTGATAAAAACAATTATGGatgtgataaataaaatttcttttttcttattcCTTCCTTTTTATTGAAAGTTATGGtcctattttaacaattagctcatGGACATTTACTTTGCAGAATGAGTATTTTTATCTCAAAGAGTAgaatttctcgaatctcatgCTTTCAATAGAAtatgaatcaaacaaaactagcttaaatgatattctttataaaaaaaatagcttaaataaatgaaataataaaaaaatttaggatatatatcccaaagtttcaatccatataaataaataagcgattaactttattattttatctaccAAATAGTATATCTACTTTAgtgtaataaataaaaatgagagCTATGttagataatttttattttcttataagaTAGTGTAATATAGtacctatattttttttattacaataattttaaattataaattcgtATGTGAATGTGTGCGTCTTCAATATTAAAAGTTTTGAAGTGGAAAATGAAGTATTAAAACAAAGCCAGCAGCACAGTATTGACTACGAATTCTTTTTTTCCAACATACTACACTCCATTTCCAATATTCCACTATCACAGCAGACTTGGACTTCTTGCATCGCAACCTCAAAATTGATCATCTTAAACGTATTGATGTTCAAACTCGATaactaagtaaaaaaaattcaatagcAAATCACACACTTACCTACTCTTAATGCACACTCATGGCACACATTAtgcatattttaaaaaatgtgtaacaaAATCATACCTATAGAAATATTGATGGAATTCGAATTTGGTGCTTTTGGCCATTACATTGGCTTACTACATGTACAtcactaaaaatataaatatcaatCACATTTGTAGGATACTATTTCGTAGTATCATAGAAAATGGGTGATGTCGACGTATaagtaaaataaagaaattaagagcCAAAGGGAAATACATAGCAttcccatttttatttttattttgcattaattTATCTtattaatctatatctatatacatataaaagTTCAATCACTTACATAAATAGTAAGTTATGTTTTCCCGCTAAAatcactttactatttttaaaaataattttttttatttattcttaattttgtctacttcaaattatatgaatatttttttgttgtaatttttcatattaccccaattaaagtattagttaacttttttcttttaaatattttatatatttgttagTCATACGGATAAAATGTAAATAAACTGttcaattaatatttataatattatttaaaatatttattttgataagatttatgattaaaaatatACTCTAAGACGTTTTTTTcgaatgaaatatataatacacATTTTTGTATAAAGTAATAACACATGTTctgtaaatataaataatattttttgtaaatgttGGTATTAGAGATACAACAAACAGTGGTGATAATGATGATTATGCATCTATCGTTCTTTTTGGTGATGTATTACTATCATCTGTTGTTCCAATAAAAAAcatcattttaaacacttactCATCCTACTCTAATAACATCAacgataatttttatttaaaagaacGCGTAATAATTGTTCATACTTATATATTGTACAACACAAATTTTTTAACGttcatataatattattaaatataattgaattttaaatataaaaatattttaaaataatatttattattaaaaaataatatttcgcaaaactaatttttattaagagCAAAAACATACCAAACAAAGTGTGCAACTTAAAGTTCCATTTTTTGGACTATTAATTAGCATTACAACTTTTACCGTTGGTTGTCTACCCTTTTGGCCCGCCTTGGGTAGGTGGGTATATGTCAATTTCGGCGGTCCATTTCCCgctaatatataaatatataaccaACTAAAAATaaggtttttttcttttttggaaggaaactaaaaataagttaaataaataagtaatttaGTTGCATTTCATGGAATCATGTTTGTCTAACTATAAATATCGGTAGGTGGATTACAAGATTACAAGCTTTGAGTGTTGAGTCATACTAGTCTGCCAGTGTGTGCGCACCAGAAAATTCTTGCAACCTCCTCTGCGCATTCCTTCAATCAGTAAATATCTCTATCTTCTACTGGCACTTATATGATATATACATAATGTTGAGTTTTGATTTGTTGATTGCGAGTATGAGTCTTGGATTTATTATTGACTGATCTGGGAATTGGGATCTCGGCTTATTGTTTTAAGTTTTTTTGTTTGGAAATCAggttaaaaaggaaaaatggcGAGGAAGAAGATCAGAGAGTATGACTCCAAGAGACTGTTGAAGGAGCATTTCAAGAGGATTTCTGGATCCGATTTGGAAATCAAATCTGCCCAGGTGAGTTCGGTTTTTGTTCTAGTTGGTTAGACTACTTGGTTCTATTGAGTTTCTTGagatctgattttttttattttgttttttgcaTTATTTGGTTATAAATTTACATCCTGCATGTTGTTCAATAATCTGATGGGGAAGAATTTGTGTGGTGAAACAAGAAACTAGCAGATAGAAGATACGTGGATTTAATGCCTTATACTAAGAAACAAAATAGCAATATTTATGTTATGATTGGCGGTGCAGTTCACTTGATTCTCTTTTGCCTTGTTACAACTCGAAATAGATGTATTTTAGATATGTATCTCATCTGAGCTAATCTTATACAATTGTACCGAATTACTCTTGCGCCGTCTTGATTGGAAATTCATTTGGCATTTTCAGCGACAATAACGATTAATTACTCAGAGTTTGGTGAAGAATTAAGACagctttattttctttctgaGAAGATTTGTCGTGCAGTTTCTTGAAATTTTCCAGGGAGAATAGACTCATTCTCAGAAGATAATATGAATTATTGGAAAATCTGCATCAAACCATTTTGCGTTTATTTCAAAgattttactttttattactattattaacagttgaaaaaaaaaaaaaaaagatgcgaCAGTCATGCAATGCTACTTGGCTTGTATGTGGCAGATAttacaattttaattcaatCTGTTAGCTTGCATCATCTTGATTAAGAAACAAGTTTCCAGCCCCTCCAGGCTTCAATAAACCGAATACTTGCTTGTGATCTTTTAGGTGACCGAGTCTACTGACTTTAATCAACTAGTGGACAAGGAGCCCTGGCTTTCATCTACAAGATTGGTTGTTAAACCAGATATGCTGTTTGGGAAACGTGGTAAAAGTGGTCTTGTTGCTTTGAACCTGGATTTGGCTGGAGTTGCTGCTTTTGTGAAAGAGCGACTTGGCAAAGAGGTACATGTTGGTTTAATTTTGTAGTATTTCTTCGGCTAATTCAATCATTATACTGGCTCAGTAATACATATCCTAGAACCTACGAGTAAGAAGTGATTTTAGCTGAATTAGTATTCTGCCTGACACATATCTTGTGTTAACAGGTAGAGATGGGGGGCTGCAAAGGACCCATTACTACATTCATTGTCGAACCATTTATTCCCCACAATGAGGAATTCTACCTAAACATTGTCTCTGATAGGCTTGGTTGTAGCATTAGCTTTTCGGAATGTGGAGGAATTGATATTGAAGAGAACTGGGACAAGGTGCTCTtaagattttaatttcttatttctttCTTATCTTTTTTTCTGATGATACATGTGTCATGAGAAGCATCTGacttttcaattttgtatcTATTTAATACCTCAATCTTTACTGAAGTTCTCTTATCTTCATATCCAGGTCAAAACTATATTCGTTCCAACAGGTGTATCCTTTACATCAGAGCTCTGTGCTCCACTTGTGGCAACTCTTCCCTTAGAGGTAAATTTGTCAATAATCAATCTTTACTCTTAACATTGTTGTTTCTGTTTCACTTAATTACTGCATGAATTGAATTTATACTTCCATGTATTGCTATTGCTTATGCATAATTTTATGTAATGCAGGTCAAACCTGTAATTGAGGAgttcatcacattcatctaTGCTCTGTTTTTAGGTAGGTGTAAGATTGCGAAAAGAATGTCACCTTCTTAAGGTTAATGTTGTCAATCTTCTCTAGAGTTTTGGAAATAATGAATGTTTCTCTTGAATTAGATTTGGACTTCACTTTCCTTGAGATGAATCCTTTCACCTTGGTTAACGGGAAGCCTTATCCTTTGGATATGAGAGGCGAGCTTGACGATACCGCTGCTTTCAAGAACTTCAAAAAGTAATATGATCTATTATTCTGTTCTCTTTTGAAGATTAACTTTCAGGCAGTTCAAGAACATATTAACTACTTTGTATACGTGGTGTTGCTATAATATGTATACAAAGATCATGGATTTGTATATATTATCGCTTATATAACCTTGATCTTGCAGATGGGGAAATATAGAATTCCCAATGCCATTTGGAAGAGTTATGAGTCCAACAGAGAGCTTTATTCACGGACTTGATGAGAAGGTACTCATTGATACGTAGAATCTCTTATAAAGCTATTTGACACCCAATTAGTATTCAGACCATTTTAATCTCAAATCTGGAAGCATATTGCCCCATTGGATAATTACTCACGCAACCTGCTCCCCCTGTTTGAATGCTATGTAAAGTTTATATGTCATTATTTGCAGACAAGTGCATCTTTGAAGTTCACCGTCTTGAACCCCAAAGGGCGAATCTGGACTATGGTTGCCGGAGGAGGTGCAAGTGTCATCTATGCTGATACAGTATGTTCCTCATCTTGATGTTATTATACTTCACTCTACATGCATACCATAAATTGTTCACCATTTTCTTGCGAATTGGTTAATATATAAGTCTCACATGGTCTTTCAAACCCGGTAATAGGTTGGAGATCTTGGTTTTGCTTCTGAGCTTGGGAACTATGCGGAATACAGCGGCGCTCCCAACGAGGAGGAAGTCTTGCAGTATGCCAGAGTTGTGATTGATGTAAGAATCAAACTTCTTGCATTGAGTAGAAATTCAAAATCACTTCTCTTGTGAACATAGTAATGAGTTTATTACAGTGTGCAACTGCAGAGCCTGATGGCAGAAAGAGAGCCCTCGTGATAGGTGGTGGAATAGCCAACTTCACTGACGTTGCTGCTACATTCAGTGGTATCATCCGAGCTCTAAGAGAAAAGGTACCTAGCAAAACCTCACACAGACTAACCTAAGTAACTCATCAAAAGCTCGACTCCTAACGTGGTTGATGTCGTACCAGGAAGCAAAACTCAAGGCTTCTAGAATGAGCTTGTACGTCCGAAGAGGAGGGCCTAATTACCAGAAGGGACTCGAGAAAATGAGAATTCTTGCTGAAGAAATAGGCATTCCTATCGAGGTATATATATCCATTGTCGTGGTTGAAACCTGCGCAAATTGTTCCAAGGCAAAAAAAGCTTACTGTTTGATTTGTTTGGGATGTAGGTTTATGGACCTGAGGCAACCATGACTGGAATCTGCAAACAGGCTATTGAATGCATCAGTGCAGCTGCTTGAAGTTGCTGAATCTGATTACCAACTATTTTATCTGCTTTTTATTGTCAATTTACCCAAAGTTTCCAACCATTTTCGATTGTATTTCTTCACTGTTTTCATAAATGGGCCTCAAGAAATTGGTCTGTATCCCCTTTTTTCACTTATCTCGCGAGTCAGAAGGTCAAGGATTTGTTATGAATGCTGTAGTCGAAATTGCATGAGATTCTGTTTTTTACTTTCTTTGTATATGCATAATATTGTACTGATAAGATTAATACAACGAATCAACGATTTAAAATAAATCTGTGGTCGTACTGAAATCTAATATGATCATATTTAATACTATATATAATGTATATACTTCAATGGTATATTCGATGAGATTTAGCAACTAAACAGAGAAAATATGAAATGAACGTCTGAAGAATAAATTTTTCGATCTATGCAGGCAAAATACCAACTTTTTGTAATTTGTAAACAATATTAAAACATGAATTCTAATGTACAAATCTTTTCCTACGAAATAGCAGTAAACAAAATTTAATCAGGTAATCATTCTGTTTTAGGAGAGTCTATCAACAACATTTCTTGTATATAGAGTTGTGGCTTGTGCTTGAACTGAACATATGTTGTTTCTCTGACCAATTTTCGAAACAGCTAATGTCAGGAGTCTTGAATTCCATTATTCAATATTCATTCTAGTCATTATGCGGACGAGATCAAATTCTCAAACTTCAAGTCGACGGTTTTTGACTAAAGTTGGAAAATGTTGTGGAATGGAATTTTATAATACTAGCAAGAAATCTATCCAGGGCACGGCAATCCATGAACTTCACATTAATAAATTGGTAAAGTTGAATAATTGTAATAAATtatacaatatatatttaatataaaaaaatctaaaaaattatttgatgaaGACAAAAATATGCCTCCTTTGAAGACCAGAAGATCAAAGCGAATTTAACCTAATTTCACCGATAACAGCGCTGTTACCAACCCTGCAGCCCTGATTGTTCATCTCCAACCAGTGCGTGGATACGATACAGACTTGTATTGATTGTGTGAGGTTAATTTGTAAATCATTCAGCAAGACATAATCAAACTGAAATGTAAGTGCACAAAGTAAATAACGCAATcagttttacgtggtttggagaATACCTCTACGTCCACGGTCCAGTTCACAGGGGATCCCTTAACTTTGGATTCCTTGCTTTTAGAGCTGCAAGTTCAACTTGGTTAGTTACTTGCGTTAAGTTGATCACACGAGTGACGCGGTTGTGACTGTTAATGGCAATTTATTCGGTTGCGATTTCGATTTCAATCCTTCAGTTTGTAGATTTCGAACTTGATGCTTACTTGTTAATTTTCTTCTAACTCTAACACCTAACTTTTACACAAGGTGAAGGGTTTACAAAGAGTTTTCCAATTGAGAGCACATTGTAAAGGTTAGAACAATGGGTATAGTGATGCGCTTAAATCTAGGCTTAAGATACATAGGATATGTGCCTAGAACTAAGGGTTGTATATACTAATATTGGAAGAACAGATCGTGTAATTCCAAGAGAAGTTTGTAAACACTTACGAACTCCTTTCTTCGAAATACAATGAGTGCTTGAGAATAAGGTTGAAAGCTTGATTGCTTGAGGGATTTCAAATTCATAACGCTTCGGTAATTTTCTCGCTAAATACCTCGTGGTATTTATAGATCAATCTTTGAATAGTTCCGTTTGCTTCAAAATAATCTCGCTGAATTACAAAGAGATGCGTTTTCAAGCTTCTGCAATATTTATGTGCCTCTTGATGTTAATGTTTTCCAGAAATCCTTGTACATATTGTCATTTTTCTGAAAATGCGG
It contains:
- the LOC130993625 gene encoding ATP-citrate synthase alpha chain protein 1 isoform X1 — protein: MARKKIREYDSKRLLKEHFKRISGSDLEIKSAQVTESTDFNQLVDKEPWLSSTRLVVKPDMLFGKRGKSGLVALNLDLAGVAAFVKERLGKEVEMGGCKGPITTFIVEPFIPHNEEFYLNIVSDRLGCSISFSECGGIDIEENWDKVKTIFVPTGVSFTSELCAPLVATLPLEVKPVIEEFITFIYALFLDLDFTFLEMNPFTLVNGKPYPLDMRGELDDTAAFKNFKKWGNIEFPMPFGRVMSPTESFIHGLDEKTSASLKFTVLNPKGRIWTMVAGGGASVIYADTVGDLGFASELGNYAEYSGAPNEEEVLQYARVVIDCATAEPDGRKRALVIGGGIANFTDVAATFSGIIRALREKEAKLKASRMSLYVRRGGPNYQKGLEKMRILAEEIGIPIEVYISIVVVETCANCSKAKKAYCLICLGCRFMDLRQP
- the LOC130993625 gene encoding ATP-citrate synthase alpha chain protein 1 isoform X2, with translation MARKKIREYDSKRLLKEHFKRISGSDLEIKSAQVTESTDFNQLVDKEPWLSSTRLVVKPDMLFGKRGKSGLVALNLDLAGVAAFVKERLGKEVEMGGCKGPITTFIVEPFIPHNEEFYLNIVSDRLGCSISFSECGGIDIEENWDKVKTIFVPTGVSFTSELCAPLVATLPLEVKPVIEEFITFIYALFLDLDFTFLEMNPFTLVNGKPYPLDMRGELDDTAAFKNFKKWGNIEFPMPFGRVMSPTESFIHGLDEKTSASLKFTVLNPKGRIWTMVAGGGASVIYADTVGDLGFASELGNYAEYSGAPNEEEVLQYARVVIDCATAEPDGRKRALVIGGGIANFTDVAATFSGIIRALREKEAKLKASRMSLYVRRGGPNYQKGLEKMRILAEEIGIPIEVYGPEATMTGICKQAIECISAAA